The Geomonas ferrireducens DNA segment GTACGAGGTGGTCAGCGGCCAGAACATCTTCTACTACTACCCTGACAAGCAACTGGTGCTGACCGGCGAGATCGTGAACAAGGACCTGAAGAGCCTGACCGCCGAGCGCAAAGGGCAGCTTGCCGCGAAGCTCGTGAAGGATCTCCCGCTCGACAAGGCGTTGAAGATCGGCGACGGCAAGAAGGTGGTGATCGAGTTCACCGACCCGGATTGCCCCTACTGCAGGAAGGGCGCCGAGTACTTCACCAAGCGCAGCGACGTGACCCAGTACATCTTCTTTGCGCCGCTTGCCCACCCGGGCGCCATCACCAAGATCGAGTACATCCTCTCCGCCGAGAACAAGACCCAGGCCTACGACGCGATGATGCTCGGGCAGGAAATCCCCGCGTCGGCCAAGCCCGCGTCGGCGGAGATCAAGAAGCTGGCGCAGGAGCACATGGCGCTCGCAAGGAAGGTGGGGATCAGCGGGACGCCGACCTTCTTCGTCAACGGCCAGATGGTGGTGGGGGCGGACACGAAGAAGCTGGACGAGCTCCTGAAGTAAGCTTACGGCTCGGGCGTGACCGAGACGGTGCCGAACCTGCCGTCGTAGCCCGGATCGATCTCGACCTCGCCCCGCCGCATCCTGCCGATCGCGACCGCGAGGGGCGCCGCCGAGACGGCGATCTCTTCAAGCGGTGCCTCAAGAAGGACGTGAAACTCGTTTCCCAACCGGCCCAGGAGCTCGAAGTAGAGCTTCTGGGCTTTTTTGCTGCCGCTTCCGACGCGAAGCGTCGCAGCGATCAGGTCGATCAGAGGAATGACGGAGCAGAAAGGGGGCGCCCCGGCGGGTCTCGTCCCGGAGGGACGGTCCGCAACGGACTCCAGCCGGTGCAGCACCCCAACGGTCACCTTTCCGCCGCATGCCGGGCAGCGGTAACCGTTGGCGACCGTTTCCGAGGGGGTAAGGCGCACGCCGCAGCACCTGTGGCCGTCGGCATGGTACTTCCCCTGTTCGGGGAAGAATTCGATGGTCCCGGACAACCCTTCGCCGGAGCTGATGGCGCGGTAGATCCCCTGGTAAGAAGGGTCGGTGTCGAAGATGGTCGCTTCCCGCCCGAGCTTCGATGCGGAATGGGCGTCCGAGTTGGAGACGAGGGTGATGCCGTCGAGTGCGGAGATGCGCCAGTTCATGGCGGGGTCGGAGGAAAGTCCGGTCTCGATGGCGAAGACGTGGGGGGCGAGCTCCTCGAAGCACTCCTCCAGCGTGTTGAAACCGGAGAAGGCGCCGAAGACGGAGAAGTGAGGTGTCCAGGCGTGAGCCGGGATGAGCAGCGCCTCGGGGGAGGCCTCGAGCAGCATGGCGAGGAGGTCCTTCGCGTCGAGCTTCAGGATCGGCCTGCCGTCCGAGGCGATGCTCCCGACCCTGGCGAGCCTCTCGTTCAGCCTGCGCACCGCGTCGAGGTCTGGAAGGAGCACCAGGCAGTGCACTTTCCTGGTGCGACCGTTTTTACGGTAGATGCAGCTGATCTCACCGCTGGGCAGGAAGGAAACCGGCGCGAGGCAGCGCTCCGGCACGTCGGGGGCGCCGCAAAGGTCGAGGGTCTCCCGAAGCCGGAAGAGCCCGTTGCCGTCCGGGACGAGTTCGTGTTCGAGTTCCTCGAGCCACAAGGGATGGGTGCAGTCGCCGGTGCCGATGACCCGGATACCCTTCAGCTGTCCCCAGCGCCAGAGGCTTTCGAGGCCTAGGTCGCGGCTCGTGGCTATGGAATAGCGCGAATGGATGTGCAGGTCCGCGATGAATCTCATCTGTGTCCTGGTGGGTGGTCCGCCTTCAGGCGCGGCGGGCGGGGGTGCGGGGGGCAGGGGGACGGCTCAGGCGCCCGCCTTGTTGCCGAACTTCGTGACCATGTGCTGACGGTAGCTCGAGATGTCGCTGCGCAGCGAGGCGAGCTTCGACATCTTCTCGTCGATCTTCTCGATATGCTCGTCCAGTATCTCCACCAGGCGCGGCACCATGCGCTCGGTCTGCTTCGCCTCGCCGTACGCCGCGTAAAGCTCCTGCATTTCCCTGATGGTGAGGCCCAGTTCCTTCAGCTTGATGATGAACTTGATCCGGCGCACGTAATAAGGGGTGAAACCTCGGGTTGCGCCGTCGCTTCTGGGAACGCTCTCGATGATGCCTACTTCTTCCCAGTAGCGTATGGTCCTGGTGGTGAGCCCCAGCGCAGAGGCGACCTCCCCGATGGAGGTGACTTCTTCGCCGTCCGTCAATATGTCCATGGAGTCCTCGTGGTGTTAAATTCCAAGCTAATCTAGAACATGGCGTTCTGGGTGTCAATCGCTTTCCGGCCGGAAAGGTGCGGAAAAGTACGCGATACGCCATATAAAATGCGCGGTTTACAAAACGACGTTTTTGGGATATGTAGTCCAAAAAGCGACAAAAGGAGGCCATCGACATGGACATTTTCCAGGCCATAACCGGGCGGCGCAGCATCCGCAAGTACAAACCGACGCCGGTTGAACCAGGCAAAATAAAACAGGTACTTAACTTGGCGCGTCTGGCGCCTTCCTGGAAGAACCTGCAGTGCTGGCGTTTCCTGGTGCTGACCGAGCCGGAGCGCATCGGACGCCTGCTCGAGGCCTTCCCGGACGACAATCCGGGCAAAAAGGCGATAGCATCGGCACCGTGCATCGTCTTGGTCTGTGCCGATCCCAACGAGAGCGGCGTCGAAAACGGCATCGAGTACTACATCGCCGACGCGGCGCTCGCCTTCGACCATCTCTGCCTCGCCGCCTACGGGCTCGGGCTTGGGACCTGCTGGATGGGGTGGTACGACGAGGAGCCCATCAAGGAGGCGCTCGGCATTCCCGCCGCAATCAAGGTGGTGGGGCTCACGCCGCTTGGGTATCCCGACCAGTCCCCCAATCCCCGCCCGCGCAAGGAACTGGCGGAGGTGGCCTTCAGCGAGGAGTGGGGGAACAGCCGGTGGTGAGCGGACGATGATTTCCGCATTCGCCGCCAAGGTTACCATGCCGCGGGTCGAGCAGCCGCACCGGACCGTGCTCGCCTTCCTGCTGCAACGTTTCCCGAAGATCCCGCCGGAGGTGTGGGAGCGTCGCGTCGCCGAAGGGAAGGTGCTCTCGGAAGACGGTACGCCGATCACCCCCGAGACTCCCTACGCGCCGCAGAAGCGGGTCTTTTATTTCAGGGAGATCGAGAATGAGCAGGTCATCCCTTTCACCGAAGAGATCCTCTTTCAAAACGAGGAACTGCTGGTGGCGTGCAAGCCCCATTTCCTTCCCGTTACGCCGGTAGGGGCCTACCTCGAGCAGAGCCTCCTGCACAGGCTGCGCAGACGGACCGGGATCGATCACATCGTTCCGCTGCACCGCATCGACCGCGAGACCGCCGGCCTCGTCCTCTTCTCCGTGAACCCGGCCACCCGCGGCCTTTACGGGGGACTTTTCCGGCAGGGGCGGATCGAGAAGAGCTACCTCGCCCTTTCCGAGGGGAAGGTGCCGGGTGAAGAGTGGAGCGTCGAGAGCAGGCTCGTGCCGGGTGACCCTTGGTACACCATGACGGTCGCGCCGGGAGAGGCGAACGCCCGCTCGCGGATAAAGCGCATCGGCGAAAAGGGGGGCGTGTCGCTCTTCTCGCTCGTTCCGCACACCGGCAAGACGCACCAGTTGCGGGTGCACATGAGCAGTCTCGGGATGCCGATCATGCACGACAGACTTTACCCGCAACTGCGTCCCCGGCAGTTCGATGATTTCGAAAAGCCGCTTCAGCTCCTGGCGCACACGCTCCGATTCGAGGACCCGGTGACCGGGAAAGTCATGGAGTTTCGGTCGAATCGGGAGCTTTTGTGGTAATCTAGAACGGTCTGCGGCTGGAGCAGGTCCGGTACACGGAGGTGCAAGATGGCCAAGAACGTGCTTTTGATGGTTGATTACGGCGTCAACAACAGCATTCATGTCGGCCTCTTCAAGATTCATCTGAAAGAGGCGGGATGGCGCGAGGGGTTCCTCGAGGGGGCCTTTG contains these protein-coding regions:
- a CDS encoding DsbC family protein, with amino-acid sequence MSLHKSFIAAAISFLLLTSAAASFAATPEESFRSTFPQVALDSMTPTEIPGLYEVVSGQNIFYYYPDKQLVLTGEIVNKDLKSLTAERKGQLAAKLVKDLPLDKALKIGDGKKVVIEFTDPDCPYCRKGAEYFTKRSDVTQYIFFAPLAHPGAITKIEYILSAENKTQAYDAMMLGQEIPASAKPASAEIKKLAQEHMALARKVGISGTPTFFVNGQMVVGADTKKLDELLK
- a CDS encoding endonuclease Q family protein encodes the protein MRFIADLHIHSRYSIATSRDLGLESLWRWGQLKGIRVIGTGDCTHPLWLEELEHELVPDGNGLFRLRETLDLCGAPDVPERCLAPVSFLPSGEISCIYRKNGRTRKVHCLVLLPDLDAVRRLNERLARVGSIASDGRPILKLDAKDLLAMLLEASPEALLIPAHAWTPHFSVFGAFSGFNTLEECFEELAPHVFAIETGLSSDPAMNWRISALDGITLVSNSDAHSASKLGREATIFDTDPSYQGIYRAISSGEGLSGTIEFFPEQGKYHADGHRCCGVRLTPSETVANGYRCPACGGKVTVGVLHRLESVADRPSGTRPAGAPPFCSVIPLIDLIAATLRVGSGSKKAQKLYFELLGRLGNEFHVLLEAPLEEIAVSAAPLAVAIGRMRRGEVEIDPGYDGRFGTVSVTPEP
- a CDS encoding MerR family transcriptional regulator, yielding MDILTDGEEVTSIGEVASALGLTTRTIRYWEEVGIIESVPRSDGATRGFTPYYVRRIKFIIKLKELGLTIREMQELYAAYGEAKQTERMVPRLVEILDEHIEKIDEKMSKLASLRSDISSYRQHMVTKFGNKAGA
- a CDS encoding nitroreductase family protein, with amino-acid sequence MDIFQAITGRRSIRKYKPTPVEPGKIKQVLNLARLAPSWKNLQCWRFLVLTEPERIGRLLEAFPDDNPGKKAIASAPCIVLVCADPNESGVENGIEYYIADAALAFDHLCLAAYGLGLGTCWMGWYDEEPIKEALGIPAAIKVVGLTPLGYPDQSPNPRPRKELAEVAFSEEWGNSRW
- a CDS encoding pseudouridine synthase yields the protein MISAFAAKVTMPRVEQPHRTVLAFLLQRFPKIPPEVWERRVAEGKVLSEDGTPITPETPYAPQKRVFYFREIENEQVIPFTEEILFQNEELLVACKPHFLPVTPVGAYLEQSLLHRLRRRTGIDHIVPLHRIDRETAGLVLFSVNPATRGLYGGLFRQGRIEKSYLALSEGKVPGEEWSVESRLVPGDPWYTMTVAPGEANARSRIKRIGEKGGVSLFSLVPHTGKTHQLRVHMSSLGMPIMHDRLYPQLRPRQFDDFEKPLQLLAHTLRFEDPVTGKVMEFRSNRELLW